The genomic region GACCATATCTTCGTCCTTGATCGTGTTCAAGCGGGGAAGATGCGCGGTCAGCATATAGATCTGCGCCGCTTTTTCCACCGTCTCGATCAATCCGAAGGTCTCGTCCATCGTCTTGCCCGCGCCGTAGACGCCGTGAAGCGCCCAAACGACGACGCGGAATTCTTTCATTTTATTCGCGGTCGCGACGCCGATGTCGTTCGTCCCGCAAAGCATCCAAGGCAGGACGCCGACGCCGTCCGGGAAGACGACGATGCACTCGGTACACATTTCCCAAAGGGTGTGGGTAAATTTCTTTTCGTCGAGCTCGTGGACGTAATTCATCGCGAGAAGGTTGGTCGGATGGCAATGCATAACGACGCGGTTCGCGGGGTCTTTTTCGAGCCTCGCGATATGGCTCATCATATGCGCGGGGAACTCGGACGTAAAGCGTCCGCCGTCCTTATAGCCCCAAAGAAGCTCTGCGGTCGTTCCGTCTTCCGCGATGCGAAGGACGCCGAGATTGGTCTCGGGATCGTCGTCCACGTTCTTGAAATACTTGCCCGTTCCCGTGACGATAAAGTACTTTCCGGCAAGGGCCGCGGCGTCGAATCCGGTCGGGATGCGGCGCAGGACCTTTTTCGGATCGAGGTACTTTTTGACTTCGCTTTCATCCAAAAGATAGCTGATGTTGCCCCCGTTTCTCTCGTCCCAACCGAGGCGGTACATATTGGCGGTGGTTTTGCGCATCTCCGTTACGAACGGCGCGGTCATGATGTCTTTCATTATTTTCTCCCCCTTAACGCGGTTTCTTCATAGTTTTTGACTTCGGAATAGTAATCGTCCGAAAGGTTTTGCCTGTCAAGGTATTCTTCCCAAACGTCTCCGAACGGCAAGGTCTTTACCCTCTCCTGCAAGAACATAAGTTCGGTAAATTTTCCTTCGTCCTGCAACGTTTTGAGTTTTTGATTCGGCAAAAGCAGGGCGTACAGGAGCGCCTTTTGCATCGCGCGCTGACCGGTCACCCAAGCGGAAATGCGGTTGATCGACGCGTCGAAATAATCAAGCCCGATCAAGACTTTTTCGGTCGCGCCGTTGCGAACGATCTCTTTCGCGATCTCTTTGAGTTCGTCTTCGAACAGGACGACGTGATCGCTGTCCCAGCGAACGGGGCGCGTCACGTGCAAGGCGACTTTATCGTAAAACGCGAGCAGAGACGGGATCTTATCCGAGACGACTTCGGTCGGATGATAATGCCCGTTATCGAGCAGGCAGCAAATGCCCGCCTTGGCGGCGTAGTTTTGATAGAATTCGTTATTTCCGACGGTGTAACTTTCCACGCCGATGCCGAAAACTTTGCTTTCGACGGCGGGGATCACCCATTTTTTATCGTAATTCGCGAGCATCTCGTCGAGGGACTTTTTGAGGCGAAGGCGAGGTCCGAGGCGATCGGACGGAACGTCCTTAAAGCCGTCCGGAATCCAAATATTGACCAAAGCGGGCTTACCGAACGCCTTCCCCATTTCGGCGGCGATCTCCAAGCTTCTCTTGCCGTGCTCCACCCAGAATTTTCTCGTTTCCTCGTCGGGCGAGGACAAAGAAAGCCCGTCTTTCATCTTCGGATGCGCGAAGAACGTCGGGTTGAAATCGACGCCGTCCAAGCCGAGTTTCTTCGCGAACTCGACCCATTTCTCGAAATGCTTATAGGTATAGCCGTCGCGATCGACTTTGCCCTTATCCTCTCCGAGGAAGGCGTAGCAAGCGTGGACGTTCAGGCGTTTTTTACCCGGCATCAAAGACACCGCTTTTTCGATATCGGCGAAGAGTTCTTCGGGCGTGCGGGCGCGATAAGGATAATTTCCCGTCGTCTGGATCCCGCCGGACAAAGAATCCGCGCCGTCGAATCCGATCACGTCGTCCCCTTGCCAGCAATGGACGGAAACGGGGATCTCTTTCAGAGCGGCGAGCGCGGCTTCCGCATCTACGCCGAAAGACTTGTAAATCTCTTTTGCGCTTTCAAATCTCGTCATAGTGAATCTCCTTAATCTCAAATGAATTGTTTATGATTTCGCGCGCGGACGCGAGATCTTCGATCTCCCCCGTCGCGATCCTTTGCATGATTGCGTTTCCGATCGCGGTGGCTTCCACCGGACCCGAAACGACCTTTTTCCCCGTCTCTTTCGCCGTCAGGCGGGACAAGAGTTCGTTTTGACAGCCGCCGCCGATGATATGAAGACAATCGAATCTTTTCCCCGAGATCGCTTCGAGTTCGTTAAGCGCGGCGGCATAGCCTTTCGCGAGGGAGCGGAAGACCGAATAGCAGGTCTCGCCGACGCTTCTCTCTCCGATTCGGCTTCGGACGGCTTCGAGCATACTTTCGGGCGCGAGAAAGATCTCGTCCGAAACGTCGAAAACAGCGTCCGTCGGTTCCTCGGCGGCAAGACGCGCGAGTTCGGAGAAAGAATAGGCGTCGCCGAGTTCCTTTCGGATCTGCTGGACGATCCAAAGCCCGATGATGTTCTTTTGCAGGCGGAAGGTAAAATTCAAACCGCCTTCGTTCGAATAATTGCGGCGCATCGCGTCTTCCGAGACGGTCGCGAAGGGCATCTCCGCGCCGAGAAGCGACCAAGTCCCCGAAGAAAGATAGGGAGACCCGTCCTGAACGGGAGCGGCGAGGACCGCGCTCGCGGTGTCGTGCGTGGCGGGCAAAAGGACGGTCGGCTTATAGCCGATCTCTCGCGCGATCTCTTCTTTGACTTCGCCGACGACGCTCCCGGGCTGCGAAAGCGAGCCGAAGAGCTTTTTCGGGAAACCGAAAGAAGACAGGATGGTTTCATCCCATTCGTGCGACGCGGCGTTCACCATTCCGGTCGAAGTCGCGTTCGTGTATTCTTGTTTTTTGACGCCGGTCAGAAGGAAATTAAAGTAATCGGGAAGCATCAAAAAAGTTTCGGTTTCCGAAAGGCGACCCGTCTTTTTATCGTCCGCGAGTTGATACAGCGTGTTGAACGGAGCGTACTGAATGCCCGTCCTCCGATACAGCTCGGAGAACGGAAGAACGGCGTGCGCTTCCTCTTTGATCGCCGCGCCGCGCCCGTCTCGATAGGAATAGACGCCGCCGATCGGCTTATCCTCTTTATCCAAAAGCGCGTAGTCAACCGCCCAAGTGTCGATCCCGACGTAGGACGGCGTAAAACCCTTTTCTTTTGCGGCTTTGAGCCCGTTTACGATCTCGGAAAAAAGAGCGTCCGCGTTCCAAAAAAGCCGCCCGTCTTTCTTCTCCGCGCCGTTCGGGAAGCGATAGACTTCACTCAGACGGAGTTTGCCGCCTTCCAAACGCGAAACGATATGCCGCCCGGAAGACGCCCCGATATCGATGGATAAATAAATCTTGCTTTCGCTCATTTTCGAACAAAACAATTCTTTTTCGCGAGGATCAAATACGCAAACAGCGAATTTGCCCAAGCGAACCAAGGACGGGTGTAGACGGAAGCGTCGTCCTTATGCACGCCTTCGTGAATATAACCCGTTCCGTCCGTCGAGTTTACGATCATTTCGACGAGCGAGCGGACTTCGCCCTCGTCGTCCGTCGTCAATGCCTGAATGATCAAAGAAAGCGGCCAGACGTAATCCTTCGGCGTATGCGGACTTCCGACGCCCGTCAGGCATTTCCCTTTATAATAGAAAGGATTTTTCTCGCTCAAAATAAAGTCGCGCGTGTTTTGATAGATCTCGTTATTCGTAAACGGATAGCGATAGTACGGGATCGCGAGAAGGTTCGGGATATTCGCGTCGTCCATCACGTTAAACGAGCCGAGCCCGTCCGTTTCGAGAGCGTAGATCTTTTTGCCGTCTTTTTCGGTCACGCCTTTTTCTTCGATCTCCGTTTTCAGTTTTTCCGTCCATTCGCGACACATCGCGGCGCGGGGCGCGTCGCCCTTTTTCTCGAAGATCGGCGCGAGAGAATGCAAAACGGAGCAAATAAACATATTTCCGGGGATATAATAGCCGTAAGTGCATTTATCGTCGCTCGGGCGATAGCCGGACCAGACGAGCCCGCCGCCCGAAACTGGCGTCCCTTTCCCGCACCAACGCGATTCGTCGCGGTTTGGGATCTCGTGATAATATTCGGACTTTGCTGCGTGATCCCTCTCGATGGAAAAGACGATCATCATTTCGTCGAACGCTTTGAAGAAAAGCTCGTCGAAGATCGAGTCGTCTTCCGTCTCTTCATAGTAGCGGATCGCGAGGAAAAACGGATAGCACAGAGAGTCCAATTCGAATTTTCTTTCCCAAACCCACAAAGAAGGCTTCGGAAGATCCCGCGTGTGTCCGTTTCCGTTCGCGGAACGGTTGAACGCGTTTGCGTAAGGATCGATCAAGATATAACCGAATTGCTTTTTCAGGACGCCTTTGATCAGCGCGCGGACCTCTTCGCATTTCTTCGCGAAAAAGAGATACTGCATGACCTGTGCCGCCGAATCGCGAAGCCACATCGCGGGGATATCCCCCGTCAGGACGAAAACCGATTCGTCCTTCTCGAAGAAGGTCGTCGTGTGGATCGTGTTGAAGAAACATTTCTCGAAGGTTTGCTTCAAGCGGTCGTCCGAAAGGTCTTTTTCGAATTCGCGAACGAGTCTCAAAAGAGGCTCGAAGCGCTCCGCATTCATTTTACTGTCGATCGAACTGATCCTCTCTCGGACCGTTTTGCTTTTGCACATATTTTTCCCCTATGCGTTCGTCTTATCCGCGCGGCAGGTCTCGATCAAGATCCTCTTGATCCAATTCTTTAAGCCGCTCGTCAATAATTTCTTATCGAGTCTCCAAGCCCAGTTGTCGTCGCTGACGAGAGCGGGCGTGTTCATTCTGCTTTCTTTCCCGAGCGCGAGGAGATCCTGCATCGGGCAAACTGCGAGGCGCGCTCTCGAAGCGAAAAGCGTCTCGATCGCGGTCTTAGTCAAAGAAACGTTATTATTCAGGCGCGGGCGAACGGAGAAGATCCTCGCTTGCGTCTCGATATCCGAAACGGCGGTCTTTCTTTGCGAACCTTTGAGCTCGTCCAAATGCCCTTTGAACGGCATATTGTCGTGCGTTCCCGTGTAAGCGACGGCGTTCTCGACGTAATTCGAGGGCTTATGCTCATTCCACGGGTCGCCGTCCAAGCCGAACTCGAAGACTTTCATTCCGGGATATCCGGTCTTGCGCATCATTTCGCGCAAACTGTCATCCACGAAGCCGAGGTCTTCCGCCACGATCGGCGCATGCTCGAATCCCTCGAAAAGAGCCGCTCCGGGGCCTTGCATCCATTTGCCGTTTCTCGCGTTCGGCGCGCCGCTTTCGATCGTAAAGAAGCGATCCAAGCCGCGGAAATGGTCGATACGCAGGATATCGAAGATCTCGAAAGAGCGATGCAGGCGCTCGTGCCACCACGCGTAACCGTTGCTCTTCATCTGCTCCCAATCGTAAAGCGGGTTGCCCCAAAGCTGTCCGTCCTCGTTGAAATAATCGGGCGGGCATCCCGCGACGAGGGTCGGTTTGCGATCTTCGCCGAGCATAAACATTTCGGGATGCGTGTACACTTCGACGCTGTTCAGCGCGAGATAGATCGGCGCGTCGCCGAGGATCTCCACGCCCTTTTCGTTCGCGTACTCTTTGAGG from Clostridia bacterium harbors:
- the rhaD gene encoding rhamnulose-1-phosphate aldolase gives rise to the protein MKDIMTAPFVTEMRKTTANMYRLGWDERNGGNISYLLDESEVKKYLDPKKVLRRIPTGFDAAALAGKYFIVTGTGKYFKNVDDDPETNLGVLRIAEDGTTAELLWGYKDGGRFTSEFPAHMMSHIARLEKDPANRVVMHCHPTNLLAMNYVHELDEKKFTHTLWEMCTECIVVFPDGVGVLPWMLCGTNDIGVATANKMKEFRVVVWALHGVYGAGKTMDETFGLIETVEKAAQIYMLTAHLPRLNTIKDEDMVKLAELFKVDYRKDFLNLK
- a CDS encoding L-rhamnose isomerase, which translates into the protein MTRFESAKEIYKSFGVDAEAALAALKEIPVSVHCWQGDDVIGFDGADSLSGGIQTTGNYPYRARTPEELFADIEKAVSLMPGKKRLNVHACYAFLGEDKGKVDRDGYTYKHFEKWVEFAKKLGLDGVDFNPTFFAHPKMKDGLSLSSPDEETRKFWVEHGKRSLEIAAEMGKAFGKPALVNIWIPDGFKDVPSDRLGPRLRLKKSLDEMLANYDKKWVIPAVESKVFGIGVESYTVGNNEFYQNYAAKAGICCLLDNGHYHPTEVVSDKIPSLLAFYDKVALHVTRPVRWDSDHVVLFEDELKEIAKEIVRNGATEKVLIGLDYFDASINRISAWVTGQRAMQKALLYALLLPNQKLKTLQDEGKFTELMFLQERVKTLPFGDVWEEYLDRQNLSDDYYSEVKNYEETALRGRK
- a CDS encoding rhamnulokinase translates to MSESKIYLSIDIGASSGRHIVSRLEGGKLRLSEVYRFPNGAEKKDGRLFWNADALFSEIVNGLKAAKEKGFTPSYVGIDTWAVDYALLDKEDKPIGGVYSYRDGRGAAIKEEAHAVLPFSELYRRTGIQYAPFNTLYQLADDKKTGRLSETETFLMLPDYFNFLLTGVKKQEYTNATSTGMVNAASHEWDETILSSFGFPKKLFGSLSQPGSVVGEVKEEIAREIGYKPTVLLPATHDTASAVLAAPVQDGSPYLSSGTWSLLGAEMPFATVSEDAMRRNYSNEGGLNFTFRLQKNIIGLWIVQQIRKELGDAYSFSELARLAAEEPTDAVFDVSDEIFLAPESMLEAVRSRIGERSVGETCYSVFRSLAKGYAAALNELEAISGKRFDCLHIIGGGCQNELLSRLTAKETGKKVVSGPVEATAIGNAIMQRIATGEIEDLASAREIINNSFEIKEIHYDEI
- a CDS encoding glycoside hydrolase family 125 protein — translated: MCKSKTVRERISSIDSKMNAERFEPLLRLVREFEKDLSDDRLKQTFEKCFFNTIHTTTFFEKDESVFVLTGDIPAMWLRDSAAQVMQYLFFAKKCEEVRALIKGVLKKQFGYILIDPYANAFNRSANGNGHTRDLPKPSLWVWERKFELDSLCYPFFLAIRYYEETEDDSIFDELFFKAFDEMMIVFSIERDHAAKSEYYHEIPNRDESRWCGKGTPVSGGGLVWSGYRPSDDKCTYGYYIPGNMFICSVLHSLAPIFEKKGDAPRAAMCREWTEKLKTEIEEKGVTEKDGKKIYALETDGLGSFNVMDDANIPNLLAIPYYRYPFTNNEIYQNTRDFILSEKNPFYYKGKCLTGVGSPHTPKDYVWPLSLIIQALTTDDEGEVRSLVEMIVNSTDGTGYIHEGVHKDDASVYTRPWFAWANSLFAYLILAKKNCFVRK
- the malQ gene encoding 4-alpha-glucanotransferase, with protein sequence MDRKAGVLLPVSALPSEEGVGTFGPGAYAFVDFLASCGVAVWQVLPLTPTLDGNSPYQSVAALAFDPLYIDLYELIEKGLLQKEELPPYSTDKVHYDFMKKEKARLLRLAFSRFDKNDPAFVAFEEKGEYRAYATFCALLSAFDGKLFYEWPDGYDVYDEKRTEEFVATHKDDYLYYVFTQYFAHTEWMRLKEYANEKGVEILGDAPIYLALNSVEVYTHPEMFMLGEDRKPTLVAGCPPDYFNEDGQLWGNPLYDWEQMKSNGYAWWHERLHRSFEIFDILRIDHFRGLDRFFTIESGAPNARNGKWMQGPGAALFEGFEHAPIVAEDLGFVDDSLREMMRKTGYPGMKVFEFGLDGDPWNEHKPSNYVENAVAYTGTHDNMPFKGHLDELKGSQRKTAVSDIETQARIFSVRPRLNNNVSLTKTAIETLFASRARLAVCPMQDLLALGKESRMNTPALVSDDNWAWRLDKKLLTSGLKNWIKRILIETCRADKTNA